A portion of the Desulfovermiculus halophilus DSM 18834 genome contains these proteins:
- a CDS encoding aspartate aminotransferase family protein — translation MCSHHDPNDHVFYRNPTKYYPQADRGEGIYIIDTQGKRYIDGCGGAVVVSIGHGSHKVREAMLEQADKVAFTHGSQFTTRAARELAARLAGMAPEGLNRVYFLSGGSEAIETSIKMARQYQVDRGRGGKYKVISRWSSYHGNTLGALALSGHTGRRKYYQPLIQHTPHIGPAYCYRCPFGRTPDACGLECAEELEKAILYEGPDSVSAFIAEPVVGATAGAVVPRDGYFQRVREICDAYDVLLIVDEVMTGVGRTGRNFGIDHWGVAPDLLVCAKGLASGYTPLFCVIASEEIHRTIQEGSGAFVHGHTYSQNPLSCAIGLAVLDTIQEEGLIQRSAEMGQVLLDALQGLSSHPIVGDIRGLGLFAGVEFVRDKQTKAPFAPGQKIHARITERAFAHELIVYPGSGGADGVHGDHILLAPPFIITRDQIAEMVDILDRVIGEISAELQEEGAL, via the coding sequence ATGTGCAGCCATCACGATCCCAATGACCATGTCTTTTACCGCAACCCGACCAAATACTATCCACAGGCGGACCGCGGAGAAGGCATCTATATCATCGATACCCAGGGCAAGCGGTACATTGACGGGTGTGGCGGCGCGGTGGTGGTCTCCATCGGCCACGGGTCGCACAAGGTCAGGGAGGCCATGCTGGAACAGGCCGACAAGGTGGCCTTCACCCACGGTTCCCAGTTCACCACCAGGGCAGCCAGGGAGCTTGCGGCCAGACTGGCGGGCATGGCCCCGGAGGGCCTGAACCGGGTCTACTTCCTCTCCGGCGGATCAGAGGCCATTGAAACCTCAATCAAGATGGCCAGGCAGTACCAGGTGGACCGGGGGCGGGGGGGCAAATACAAGGTCATTTCCAGGTGGTCCAGCTACCACGGCAACACCCTGGGCGCCTTGGCCCTGAGCGGACATACCGGCCGGCGCAAGTACTATCAACCCCTTATCCAGCATACCCCGCACATCGGCCCGGCCTACTGCTACCGCTGTCCGTTCGGACGCACCCCGGACGCCTGTGGTTTGGAATGCGCCGAGGAGCTGGAAAAGGCCATCCTGTATGAAGGCCCGGACTCGGTCTCGGCCTTTATCGCCGAACCGGTGGTCGGAGCCACAGCCGGGGCGGTGGTCCCCCGGGACGGCTACTTCCAGCGGGTCCGGGAAATCTGCGATGCATACGACGTCCTGCTCATTGTGGACGAGGTCATGACCGGAGTCGGACGCACCGGCCGCAACTTCGGGATCGATCACTGGGGGGTCGCCCCGGATCTGTTGGTCTGCGCCAAGGGGCTGGCCAGCGGCTACACCCCGCTGTTCTGCGTTATCGCCTCGGAAGAGATCCACAGGACCATCCAGGAAGGCAGCGGAGCCTTCGTCCATGGGCACACCTACAGCCAGAACCCCCTGTCCTGCGCCATTGGCCTGGCGGTTCTGGACACCATCCAGGAGGAGGGGCTCATCCAGCGCTCCGCAGAGATGGGACAGGTCCTCCTGGATGCCTTGCAGGGCCTGTCCTCCCACCCTATTGTCGGCGACATTCGAGGCCTCGGGCTGTTCGCCGGGGTGGAGTTCGTCCGGGACAAACAGACCAAGGCCCCTTTTGCCCCGGGGCAGAAGATACACGCCCGGATCACCGAGCGGGCCTTTGCCCACGAGCTCATCGTCTATCCGGGGTCCGGAGGAGCGGACGGGGTACACGGGGATCATATCCTGCTGGCCCCGCCCTTTATCATCACCCGGGATCAGATTGCAGAGATGGTGGACATCCTGGACCGGGTGATCGGTGAGATCAGCGCCGAACTGCAGGAGGAAGGAGCTCTCTGA
- a CDS encoding 3-keto-5-aminohexanoate cleavage protein codes for MSKIIITAALTGSRIMRDKAPYIPITAEEITRSAVEAWKAGAAVAHIHVRDPETGLGTQDLDQYKRVVEPLREQTDLVLCLTTSGIPGRNLPIDERLAPLQLRPELASFDAGSINLGSGVFANPIDFLQEAAVRMREYQVKPELEVFDLGMIMTCKKLRQDGFLHDPLHFQFVLGTPWGAPATAKAYLHFLDHLPDQATWSTIGIGRGSLPMTTLSMITGGHIRVGMEDNLYLRRGVLAGSNADLVAQVRAIVEAYGNQAASPDEAREMLGIR; via the coding sequence ATGTCCAAGATCATTATCACCGCCGCCTTGACCGGCAGCCGGATCATGAGGGACAAGGCACCGTATATACCGATCACGGCCGAGGAGATCACCCGGTCGGCTGTTGAGGCCTGGAAGGCGGGAGCGGCCGTGGCCCACATCCATGTCCGGGACCCGGAGACCGGCCTGGGAACCCAGGATTTGGACCAATACAAACGGGTCGTCGAGCCCCTGCGGGAACAGACCGACCTGGTCCTTTGCCTGACAACCAGCGGCATCCCGGGCCGCAATCTGCCCATTGATGAGCGGCTGGCCCCTTTACAGCTGCGTCCGGAACTGGCCTCCTTCGACGCGGGATCCATCAATCTGGGCAGCGGGGTCTTTGCCAACCCCATAGACTTCCTGCAGGAAGCGGCCGTTAGAATGCGGGAATACCAGGTCAAGCCGGAGCTGGAAGTCTTTGACCTGGGCATGATCATGACCTGCAAAAAGCTGCGTCAGGATGGATTTCTCCACGACCCCTTGCATTTTCAGTTCGTCCTGGGCACTCCATGGGGAGCACCGGCCACTGCCAAGGCCTATCTCCATTTCCTGGACCATCTGCCAGACCAGGCCACCTGGTCCACCATCGGCATCGGCCGCGGTTCACTGCCCATGACCACCCTGTCCATGATCACCGGCGGGCACATCCGGGTGGGCATGGAAGACAACCTCTACCTCCGCCGGGGGGTGCTGGCCGGCTCCAACGCCGATCTGGTCGCCCAGGTCCGGGCAATCGTCGAGGCCTACGGCAACCAAGCGGCAAGCCCGGATGAAGCCAGGGAAATGCTGGGGATCCGCTAA
- a CDS encoding alpha/beta fold hydrolase has product MPTCQVRGRTLYYQTSSSVSDGKTPVLFIHGSGGSAHIWSNQLAFEVPGYVHTALDLPGHARSQGSGAQSVADYASWVRDFVLSMGFSSCVLAGHSLGGAVAMMAALSFPELFTGVILVGTGAKLRVAPKVLSRARQGASFADYAYAPGTSPAIKQKAEKEFALTAPEVRYGDFVACDRFDILDRMEDIALPALIVCGEQDRLTPVKYAQYLHEHIPESRLEVIPRAGHMVMWEQPEACNRCLQDFLQTLAQK; this is encoded by the coding sequence ATGCCCACATGTCAGGTTCGGGGTCGCACGCTTTATTACCAGACCTCCTCATCTGTTTCGGATGGGAAAACCCCCGTGCTCTTTATCCATGGCTCGGGAGGATCAGCCCACATCTGGTCCAATCAGCTCGCCTTTGAGGTACCCGGCTATGTGCACACGGCGCTCGATCTCCCGGGACATGCCCGCTCCCAGGGAAGCGGAGCCCAGTCTGTTGCCGACTATGCCTCCTGGGTCCGGGACTTTGTCCTCAGCATGGGGTTTTCCTCCTGTGTACTGGCTGGTCACTCTCTGGGCGGGGCTGTGGCCATGATGGCCGCCCTGAGCTTTCCTGAGCTCTTCACAGGCGTGATCCTGGTCGGCACCGGAGCCAAGCTCCGGGTCGCTCCAAAGGTCCTGAGCAGGGCCCGTCAGGGGGCATCTTTTGCCGACTATGCCTACGCCCCGGGCACTTCCCCCGCAATCAAGCAAAAAGCGGAAAAGGAGTTCGCCCTGACCGCCCCAGAGGTCCGCTATGGGGATTTTGTGGCCTGCGACCGATTCGATATCCTGGACAGGATGGAGGATATTGCCCTTCCGGCATTGATCGTGTGCGGTGAACAGGACCGGCTGACCCCGGTGAAGTACGCCCAATACCTGCATGAGCATATCCCCGAATCCAGACTGGAGGTTATTCCCCGGGCCGGGCACATGGTCATGTGGGAGCAGCCTGAGGCCTGCAACCGCTGTCTGCAGGACTTCTTGCAGACCCTTGCCCAAAAGTAA